A window from Streptomyces sp. NBC_00299 encodes these proteins:
- a CDS encoding winged helix DNA-binding domain-containing protein — protein MGDGLRYIGVAERRARLGVRHRLAGAARAGRPEDVAESLVALHGTDPATVYLAVGARLAEPGKTVAETERALYEERALVRMHGMRHTVFVFPTGLTAVVHASTGLAVAARERATLVKQMAAAGAPDAAWLAEVEESALAALARRGQATAAELAQDEPRLREQFLYGAGKSYEGMHTVSTRLLRVLGVEGKVVRGRPLGSWTSSQFRWAVAPEHPELDVAGAQAELVRRWLAACGPATEADLKWWTGWRVTEVRRALAAIAARSVALDEGSGYVLDGDDGPVAGPTEPWAALLPALDPTAMGWQRREWYLAPELWPSLFDRSGNVGPTVWWNGRVVGGWAQRRDGEIVWRLLEDLAGAERRAVEAAVAVEAAGLRGWAGAARVTPRFRTPLERELSA, from the coding sequence ATGGGTGACGGGCTGCGGTACATCGGGGTGGCGGAGCGGCGGGCCCGGCTGGGGGTGCGGCATCGGCTGGCCGGGGCGGCTCGGGCCGGGCGGCCGGAGGACGTCGCCGAGTCCCTGGTCGCGCTGCACGGCACCGATCCGGCGACCGTCTACCTGGCCGTGGGGGCGCGGCTGGCGGAGCCCGGGAAGACCGTCGCGGAGACCGAGCGGGCGCTGTACGAGGAGCGGGCGCTGGTCCGGATGCACGGCATGCGGCACACCGTGTTCGTGTTCCCCACCGGGCTGACGGCCGTCGTGCATGCCTCGACCGGCCTCGCGGTGGCCGCCCGGGAGCGGGCCACGCTGGTCAAGCAGATGGCCGCGGCGGGCGCGCCGGACGCCGCCTGGCTTGCGGAGGTCGAGGAGTCGGCGCTGGCCGCGCTGGCCCGGCGCGGCCAGGCGACGGCGGCCGAACTCGCCCAGGACGAGCCCCGGTTGCGCGAGCAGTTCCTGTACGGGGCCGGGAAGAGCTACGAGGGCATGCACACCGTCTCGACACGGCTGCTGCGGGTGCTGGGCGTCGAGGGGAAGGTCGTGCGGGGGCGGCCGCTGGGCTCCTGGACGTCCTCGCAGTTCCGGTGGGCTGTGGCGCCCGAGCATCCCGAGCTGGACGTGGCCGGGGCACAGGCGGAGCTGGTCCGGCGCTGGCTCGCGGCGTGCGGGCCCGCGACGGAGGCCGACCTGAAGTGGTGGACGGGGTGGCGGGTCACCGAGGTGCGCCGGGCGCTCGCGGCGATCGCGGCCCGGTCCGTGGCCCTGGACGAGGGGAGCGGGTACGTCCTCGACGGCGACGACGGTCCGGTGGCCGGGCCCACGGAGCCGTGGGCGGCGCTGCTGCCGGCGCTCGACCCCACGGCGATGGGGTGGCAGCGGCGGGAGTGGTATCTGGCGCCGGAGCTGTGGCCGTCCCTGTTCGACCGGAGCGGCAACGTGGGGCCGACGGTGTGGTGGAACGGGCGGGTGGTGGGCGGATGGGCCCAGCGCCGGGACGGGGAGATCGTCTGGCGGTTGCTGGAGGATCTGGCGGGCGCGGAGCGGCGGGCGGTGGAGGCCGCGGTCGCCGTTGAGGCGGCGGGGTTGCGGGGGTGGGCGGGGGCGGCTCGGGTGACGCCTCGCTTTCGGACGCCGCTGGAGCGGGAGTTGTCTGCGTAA